From Oryzias latipes chromosome 18, ASM223467v1:
GAAATGCTTAAATTTGCTTTTCCTATTTGGTAAGAGGGTTTTCTACGCAAATTCACCAGAAATGATGACTTAGACCAGGGCTGCCCAATCCTGGTACTCCAGATCTAGCACCCTGCCCAGTTGCTGCTGATTAGAGGACTCGGGTGACTCCTTATTGATTGACTGAACATACCTGATCCAGTTAATCAGCAGCAAGAAGAGCAGAAAGAGCTGGAAAACTGGCAGGGCACTGTAGACCTCGAGGATCAAAATTGGGCAGCTTTGATTCAAACTAAACCTCACTGCTCCAGGGAAATAGGAGTCTGCAGTCGCACTGTTGGAAATTGCATCAGGGTTCACTTGAAATCAAACCCTCGTGTGTAGGCAGACCGTGTGTGTTTTCAAACAAGGCAAAGTATACAGAGAAACACGTGGTGGAAACTAAACGATGCTGTTATATTCCAGCAGTTTAGCTTTGAACTGACTGTATTTCATAATGAAAAACTATTACACTAAGGGTCTTTATCACGTTTTTTTATAGTGCAGCCTCCAACATTCACTGTGGatctttcttgaaaaaaaatgatattgctGTCTATCTAAAATACTaataagattctttttttttgtttaaatatatttttttttaacgttttacctggaaaaaaaggtgctaaaacacagaaaaaaaggaaatatggtCTGACAATGAGAGGTCAAAGCATTCGGTGAAACCAGAGTCTTCCAGTGTTGCACTAAGAATCAGGAGAATCATGGATTCACTGGAGGAATAAATGTTTCCATCTACTGGTGAGAAATGTGAATTTCAAAGTTTCTTTACGAGACAAGAACAGGCAACAACACAAGTCAAAGAGTCTCTCGGCACCTCTATGTATAGTTCTAGCAGTTTCTTCTGTTGAACTTAGAGGCTGCTCAGCTGTCTGCAGGCTTCACAGCAGACCTCCCCAATCCATCAACGCACAGTGGCATGTGTGGAAGGTTTCAAAGCAGCTCTCATTCATTCTTCCATCCACTCTCATGCAGTTGTTCTTACCTGGAGGGCAGTTGCACTCAGGTGATGTTTGTCTGGCAGTCCGGATCTTGATGAAATTTTCATATGTGcgctaaaaaaaacataaaaaattagaCTAGGGACATCACGGTTTTGTTTTAGATCTTTTTAGTTGAAATCTGGTCTGTGAACTCGTGGAGAACAAGTGTTACCTGAGACAACAGCTCATCCACTCTTTGCTGAACCAGAGAATTGAGATCATCCACAGAGTAGCCGGAGCCGTGGATGAAGGGGTGCTCGCCCGTCCCGCTCTCCAAATCCACAACTCTGTTCTTGATGTCAGCCGTGTCGACGCTCAGATGGACGCACAAGGCGATGGACGCCACTGAGCACAAAGACGAGATCACGTTCAGCGCTGTTGCGCGGCAGCTCTGCCGCTTCAGACGCGCCGCTTCTTTCTCCATGTTTGCacgtagaaaaaaaatatatatatgtgaaTATATACTGCTCCTCTTGGTTTCTTGCTCTGCTACGAACTACACGCGCTGCTGGGAGCAAACCGCATCTGGCGTGGAGTCACGAATGTGTGGCACTGTGCCGCGCGCGTGTGAGAGAGCGCGCCTGCAGCGCAGCGCTCTGACAGGCGCGGGTGGGATGCTTGGAGCGTCGCTCCGCTCAGGATGCCAGTCTGTGGATTTGTTGGAGAATcctgcaaacttttttttttttttttttggttaataaaTTTTGCGCGACACTCTCCAGCAAAAGCAAAGTCTTGTCAGGTAAAAAGCGGCATATGAGGCTGCGTTTCCTCTCAGAGCTGATCCACAGCGCATGGGCACGCTCCCCACCTCGTTAAGGCAGCAACACGCCTCCAATCTGCCCTGACTGATTAGCATAATTTATTGGCCCTTCAGCGCTCAGCTGCGACGCTTTCGCTGCGTCATCGGGAGATTCCCAGTTGGACCGCCAGCGCTGCTGCGTAAAGAAGCTTTTAACGGAttacaaactgcattttctaAAACGCTGAAGGATTTAAAAACCTCTGCATCCTACATACTCCTATAAATAAACTATTTCAAGAATTATTGTGTGGATTTTTGTTGTCAGTGCTGggtaaaaagcttttttttttccctgcaggaTATTTGTGCAAAGTGTTCACTCATCAGATGGTGATGTGGAGCCATCCCTGCAACAAACTGACAGACAGGCATCAGATTCAAATCTTCTTTGAGATTTTAAAACACAAGGATGCAACCATAGGAAtcacttaataacaataataaccaAATTTTACTTCAGATTTAATTCCTATATGCACATCTCAAACTTGTGTTTTGTATAACCCACTCCGTTTGTGTTTAAATAGGACATTATATAATGAAGCTTTGGCTCCACCATCAGGATTACCAGAGTTTTCCATGTTGAAGTGAATTTTGCATTAAGATACTTCTACTTTATTGTTGCTGTTTTGCATCCAAAGCAGACTCTTAATTGAGATTCTTATCAAATTTGAATGTTAGTTCAgcataggcctgcacaatataccgcaaatttatcgttatcgcaatatccagctctgcaatatgcatatcgcaaaagacggcgaatatcgcaataaatcgcaaacccaaaatgtgttaaaacaatcttctagcagcttgaagcatttaacgaatcaaataaatccctttatgctttgaccaatctgatggacgccttcccattgttgaccaatcagatggaggcctattatgttaaccctggtcctgaagagcctcaaccctgcctgttttccagctctccttaaccagcttgctgttgattggctgactcaagtgatttcacatcctgattgactgaacacacctgattttggttatcattatcgagcagtctagggagaattggaaaacagacagggttgaggctcttgaggaccagggttagccaccctgacgtttgtcccccatgtcgatgagggtcatttggagtataatttttaaactgttgcaatgaaatgggaatgatgtttttgtttatttttctatttgtttatttaccgcaaatttatcgttatcgcaatattgatcactaatatcgcatatcgcaagttttcctcatatcgtgcagccctagttcagCATTTTGATGTTTGtctaaaactttttcttttttaaattaagatcaatattttattatcttttgGCTAAATGGAAGTGCAAGCCCAGTCCAGAATTATTACTGTCTGTTTGATAGGCATCTAAATGATACAGATATGTACTGAAAAATCAATGTAGTATCAGTTGAAAaccacagatacaaacaagatcCTGTTGGTAAGAAGATATAAAATCAATCGGGAAGTAAAAAATCTGTGTCTGTCAACATTTTTCAGTTTCTCTCACTGTTGTGTCTCTACTGTTTTTGCCTTTGTGTGTACATGTGAGGCAAACaaaaagacgtccaatcacaagctcCATTCTACCAAGTCGGGTCAATAACAACAATAACCGCAGTGAGGGATGTGTTGTTGcactaaatcctttttttcactGCACTTTAAATAATAActgaataatttaaaatttccttttttttaacaaagaacaaaagagTCTAAAAGACCCAAAATGTCAGGTTTTAATATTTGACGCTGTTCGgtccttaaaacatttttttttgttgttacttAAAAAGTGCTAGTaaggaaaaaatgattttctgttgaaaggcatttttatttgtagtttttacTGCCACATGATTAATCTAGAACTAGATTAGGTTTAAGGATTGAGAAGATGTTAGGCTTTTTACATAGTCAACCTCTTCACGATGCACAGACCAAAGTACTGTTGTTGAGATGATTGTAGACCTCTGCAATGTTGCAGTGACCTACAAGACCATCAACAAGCAGCTTGGaagaaacacaaaatcaaaCTCAATGGCTCCACGGAAGGTTTCAGCTCGTGATAGTAACAAGGGGGAGGAACCAACATGACTACACAAGAGAAAGTTGTGCATTTTTGTCAGTGCATTAggatcaaaaataaaaggttcAACTCCTGCAGCAACCGCAACCAAGGTCAACAAATCATGAATGATTTAGAGAAGATCAGACAAAACTGTAGGTGAGGTCAAAAACCATCTGGTAGGGTGAGAACCTCCTTTCCTCAGCCAAAGCGTTGAAATGGGTCAAGGATGCTTGCAAACACTTTATGTTGTACATAAGTGTACATTTTGCTGTAAACTTGGTACTTTCTTGCTTCCTTCTGCAACCTGCCCCCTGTGGTTTTTGGTGGAACTGCAACATCTATGGTATGTATCTATGGTATGCATCTATGGTATGGTTGTTGACATTTTGTCTCACTAAGTTTGTAATGAACCTAAAAAATGATAGGGATAATTTCTTAACGTGCAAACATGCTAAAAGCAGCAAATCAAACATCAGTTAAAGATCGCACatatgttgaagtgtccttgggcaccTTAGACAATGagccccaccttgcctctggtggaaggttggcgccagagATAGGCAGTCGAGCCGCcaacagtgtgtgaatgtgtgtgtgaatgggactgtgactgtaaagcgctttgggccttcaaaaaaagtagaaaagcaccagataagtatatgccatttaccattagaCAACGAAATGACAAAATTCTCTCTTTCTTGTAGTAAAAGTGTCCTCTCTTCTGTTGGTGTCCATAGAGACCAGCTTTGTTTGGCGTCCATTGAAGTGTCTTCTTTGAAGGGTTGGCAGCATCATTGTTCGTATTCCTCTGCGTTTTGACGAGCGGACCTTGAAAAATCAAGAGTctgcaataaaaagaagaaaagaaaaaccccaCAAAGACAAAGTTTGTTCAGATAAATTTGAAATCCTTTAACGTATAAAGAAAGAAGCCTTTATGCACTAGGATAAGCCAGGTGGTAAAAAGTACAGGAAGATGAATGCATCATTGCAGCAAGGAAATgttaatagattaaaaaaacattagatcatttgtttgttaaagttCAGTTCCATTATAATTGGATAGTGTGTTGATGGCTCTGTCGGCTTTGTATTGGGCGGATTTTAGATATTTTGTGCTCTGTTGCTACTCTATACATAGATACACACAAGAGACAATTACTCAATGGATTCTACAAAAATCAAGCTTAAAGTTGGAAGGGAACCTGACATCAGTTTACTCCGCCCAACTAAACAGCATTTAGAAAACAGTATTTGGGTGGGACAAAGTTCAGTTTGAAACTCTGCTGAGTCCACTCACCTGTTAAACCAACCCAGCCCAAAGTGTGCAAATGTGAGATCTAATAAAATGGctggtttgaaataaaaaaaaaacatcacagttgccataaataagaaataaatccaaaaaaagCGTTGAAACTGGTACATAAGGTGCACAACTGTATGTTTTGGTGTaaacttgggacttttttgcttCCTTCTGCAACCTGCCACCTTCCACCCTtttggaggaactgcaacatctgTGGTACTTCCTGGTTTGTGACAGATCAGGGAACAGAGGATGGGGGCTTTGTGGTCACCTTTTTGGGCATGAACAGGGTCACATGAAACCCTTGACCATTCAGAAGTGGGTAAACTGGCGTTAAACACACTTTCAATAAAGCTGCGTCCACACTGAGGGCGGTTCTTGCATCAGGGCCGTGCAGTTTCAATGTCAAGTGTCAATGTGCAGATGTGATCTGAGGTCCTACACCAGGGTTTGAGCATGGGGCACTGTGGTCTGGCAGCAGTGCGTTTCAGGAGTCGCACCACGTTTTGACCGTCGCATTTTCAGAGTTCCAATATCTGAGCTTTGGCACAGAAGATGCATCTCGTCAATCAGTCAGGATCTTAGCTTTGGCCAGAGAACTGTTGATGAGGCGatcaaaaccaacatggaggagcaTCTGATTGCTCTCCTGCTGAACTTTATCATGCTTTTCTGATTTGCATTGAGACAATAAAAAGATTCTCTAAtattattcttgttattttctcCCTCCTCGATCTATTAATGAACCGCtagtcgtcaaactgggtcacagagagacaaagGTAGCACTGAAAGCCGCCGTCACTCAGATGCAGCTCCAGCAGTAGATGGTAAAGCTCACCGTACCGAGAGattctctgaatgatctcatgaacccagacatgaagatgtgtttactgatgcttttgtagacctcttcaaaataaataaaccagatctctcaacatcacccgtgtcttccatgcattctAGATGAGATAtccagtcaatgcttccatgcaGCGAAGAGGCTAAAAACActggacagtagctcctcccacttgCATCTGGAGCAGCAAACTAAACCGAGGCGGACGACACAGTTTTGATGTGCGAATCATGTTAGGTGTGAACGGCGAATGAGAAGTttattgagaaccaaaacctcTTTGTCAGGCAAAACAAAAGGCCTTGctctgtttgtgtgtattttcaataacaaaagaaattaTAAAACGTCGACTTGGATTAAATATTCTGGATATTAAATCTATTCACATAGTAGTTAAAAAGTGTTGGAATAGgagtttttatttctgctgtATAATTTAGTTCTTTAAAACTAAGGGTGTgttggtccggatcgagtcctaaaccttgcgtttggtctgtatacAGACTGCCGTCAAGCGGCCTTTCTCGTTGCAAACCAAAGCtggtaaacaaaaccacgtgaaTATAAATCTCCTTACTACGAGGATttacgagggcggggcaaagcaactacaggcagaaattatggaagtcctacAGCTTTCCACTCCTTGTTGAGGTTAGTTTAGTCagactttatattttgctgaccaATTTTAAACACGGTTACTGACAAGAGGACAGCTCAAAAGGTGCACTTGGTGATCTAGTAAATTTTTAAAcctgcttcaaacaggaagtcaataAAGCTGAAGAGGGCCAAATAAGTTGGTTTTTGAAAGCAGTGATCTTCAACCCTGCTCCTCAAAAagtcctgcttgttttccaaacCTTTTCCTCCTGCTActtacctggatcaggtctgATTTATCTTTAGGTAACCTTGAATCACCAGGTCCAGCTAATCAGCGGCGATGACGGGGTTGTAGGTCTCCAGAAAGAGGTTGAAATCTGATGGTTGGAAGAAAaactattacaaaaaaaaaatctggaagaTGGTCTATTCTTTTGTTACTCCAAGTCAAACGTCTAAAGAGATCcaagcagtttaaaaaataacaataataatgattACTACTTGATGTTCTGCAATTTGTTTTTATGAGGGAATATAATTTAGCATCCAAGGACAGAACCTAAACCACGGCACGGCAAAAAAGAGACAGATTTAATGATCCAGCTGGAGCTTCAGAGATTGCAAAATGCCCACAAATCTAAATGTGGGTTTGGAGccagaagatgtttttttttttacatcccatTATCCCAAACCTCAGATGTTGATCAGGATGAATAATTGTAGTACAAAGGTGCACCTGCTTCCTCCTATGGATGTCACATCTGCTTCTgcactctaaaaaaaatgcattcagcATGTTGTAGAAAGACGTTTCTTTAAGCAATCAGAAAGCTTCAACAGGAAAGGGGGGAACAAAGTCAATTCTCTACAGATGTCTGGTCTGTCATTCATAGATTCCACTCAtctcttttgacattttcattaaTTTATATTCAAATTCAGTCGGGATGGAGAATAAAGCCTCAAATTCTCGTtgggaagaaagaaagaacagaaagaGAAACGGCTGAGGAGTTCTGCTCAAATCTcgatcaaagaaaaaaaaagtgtaaaaaaaggaaaacaaacctgaatgaatgaatggatggataattgatcaatatttgaacttttaaaagtgaataacactgaaaaaacagaaaaatattagaTTACATTTACTTTTGTATTTACCTTCTAAATGTATATGCTTACAGTGTTACTTTAAAActtatttcaatgtattttgcACATCATAAtactgatgggggggggggggggggcaataagGGGAAGATTGCCAAACTGTTAACTTTTCATTGagaacatttgtttatttgtattattattattattcatacaAATCATTCatacaaattttaaacaaatagcaCAAGTTATGTACATTTGTAGTGTTTttttcaacagatttttttctactcctacttaagtggtattttaacccttgtgctatcctatgacctcAACTTTACATTGATAgattcttcttaaaaaaaactgaataagAATTTAAAAGGGTTTGTGCGCCCTCTGGTGGAGTGACAAATCATAGCAAGGATCGAACATTAAACCAGTGtcctaaactgcatttttttattggtcTCATGGGTTCAAGCCCTTACTATTTCATAACCATTAAAAGTGTGAcactctttttattgtttttttctaaaggagGGGGGAATTTAGTGCATGAAATAAACATAGTGACAGATGGTTCAGTCAGGTAGCCATAAAGGCAAGCCAAAATCCTCCTCCACGTGAAACGAGGTGATGCGTTTGAGCACACTCTCTGTGTTTCAAAAATGTCCTTTCTGCAGAAGCTCCGAGTAGGTTTAAACCCACTCGTGTCCACTGCGGGATTGTTTAAGTGCTTTGAAGTGGATCTCAAACGCCTTGGCAACGGTCCGCATCCACGTGCATCACCCGGcgttgtttatttttagaacggtagaaacgttttttttttttcttctttcatttttttcggTTTGTTCATGGCAGAGAAACCACAAACAGAAGACATGAACCCACCAGCAAACAGGGAATTCACGAGGAGAAGGTGAGCTGAAATAGATAGTTTTCCTGTTATGAACAAAAAAggcggtaaaaaaaaaaagaaaaaggaaaaaaaaaagaccacgtTAGCTAAAAGAGTTGCGTTTTTTCTCTCTTGGCTTTTATTAACTCTATTATGCTTCTACTCAACTAAAAACTCATGTTTTGatctagttttgtttttttttataataaaaaactaTCACCACTAAAGTACTAAATAAAACCGTTGTTCGAATTAGTAATtcactttttattaaattttaatatgaataaagatCGGTTTTCAAAAAAGATAACATAATTTGTTCTCcatttttgtcaacattttaaagtatttttctgtgcatgttcaGAGTTTTAGAAACCAAACagtttcaaataaaactttatttttaaaactgtcgTTTTAAAACATTGCCATGGTATAATATTCCGTTGCCATGGCATAATGTTccggttaaaaacaaaactgccaAAGATTTCATTTTTACCTATAAAAGTTGAGTTTTTGAGTCAGTGTTGTTCATGAAGCGTTTGAAAATATACttgcaagctttttttttttttaacatacttGCAAGCTAGCTGCAAACGTTTATCGGAAGTTACCTTAAGGATATCCCAGAATGCAATACGGGCTCCATCCGGAGTTATGACATGTATGTAGGCAGATgtgggtttttaaaatacaattgaaGGACAGATGAAGACTGGATACAAAAAATTACCAACCAAGCTatgtaaagatgaaaaaatacaagagaatttaaaagaaaaacgatACAATACtaaaaattacaatatgaaatttgaagaaaaaaaaaagtataaacgaaaaaaaaatgtatacacatGGATAACATGTACAACCTTCAGGAATAACcggcaaaactgcaaaaagcaattataatgaaaagatcactgggattgcttttaaaatatatcaaaagataattggactGGGACTTGAAATTTATGTTTTCTATCCATTCATGCACTGAATCCATATGGTTTCACATCCTTACGCCTTTTATGCTGCATTTTAATGACTGCTTTGGCTTGTAAGACAAGAAAACCTCTCAGTGAGAAGCAGAAGTGGCCCCAAAAATGGCTTCTTCTGCAGGCAAAGGTGCTGCATGAGGGATATTCTtgcagtttttatttgattatacATGCAACCCAACAATATccttatttttttggttgttgttgttgataacGTTGAAAGTTTTCACCAAAAACATCTCATTAGGACTGTGATGTCATGTCTTTTCCCAGATCTATGTTCCTGATGGAGTATGAGACCCGCTTCCTCTCACCAAGCCTCGAAAAATACGCCTCACACAAGTAACTTTCCTtttacttttccatttattttattcttcagttttgacttttttttttccccccctcccACTCGTGTCTGGGTTACGTGTTATGTTCTTGTCTGTTtcagaaaagacaagaaaagagACGCATCAATCCAAAAGGCTGCGCTGCCACCAGCAACACCTAAACGACACTCTGCACCTCAGGGGGAAAAGGACAACAAGGCCGTCCACACAACCACTTACACAGGCAAGAAAATTGCaattttttctcataaacatCAACGGTTTTTAAATCTGACTTTTTGCaataaatgtgttcattttttccaGAGGATTTTAAAGCTTGGAAAGCCAAGAAACGTCACCCATGCAAGCTTGAGGACAACTTAGTAGCTTCCCATGGACTGGTTCCTGTGAGGGATTCTGGCAAAGAGAGCAGGAAGTGCCAACAGAAAGACGACCGGCTCCCAAAGGACGACGGACACTCTGAAAGGGTCACCAGCGGCAGGCTGGATTTTTCCGCCACTGTAGATGAGGCGCAGAAAAGCTGGAGGATGGCCTGGACCAGTGGAGGTCATCTCCCTCCGGCTGACGTCAGGGACTCTCTGAAGGTTTTGAAGCTCTACTCTCAGTTCAAGGAGGCTAATCCAGCAGCAGAGCACAAGCACCAGTCGCCAAAGGCAGAGTGTGAAGCCAGCGAGGATAAAGGCATCGAGTGGACCGGGCTGTCTGTGAAGCCCAGAGAGAGAGGCACGATGGCGATCCAGCCACCGCAAAAGGACGGCTGGGAATCTGCTATCCAGACAAACGAGGACGtctccaaaccaaaccaaagctGCAACAACCAGCCTCCTCAGGACTCTGTCTTGAATTACTTCATCAGCCTCCATCAAGACTAACAAGTCTtcttaaaagattaaaacaaaccGACATGATATGTGTAAGCGTCTATGTTGATGAAACAGCCAtcttaaagagccactccgatgataattatgtttttaacatgttccttttGACGATGGAAGACATGTATTTAGAAAAGTCTGAGTATGTCTGTATTCAAAccgctgtgaatcaggaccagacgGAAAAAATGCAGATTAGAGAGTGTATTAGTGAGGATGACTCCCTATTGACTCTCAGCTATGGGTCGGGTTGCTCTGAACCaccagtcccgcccacaactctgaggtaactactgccgctctgcagaaactatgtcccaccAGACAACAGGCTTTTGATTTcggctaaaaacagcagatcatagtgaaaagaccactgggaaggctctgaaaatggatcaaaaattAATGGAAGTGAGTCTTTAACAAGCACAGGAGTGtctgaatttaaaacaaacattgtgaTCGTgaaatttctgttttctttattagtaaaaaaacaataagattTTCATTTGGAGTTCATTTATGTAGTATCTATACAGGATTGCTTTAAACACACAAGAACCTGGTAAAGAAAGCTCTGTCTTTATCAGCAGTACGTGGCATTTTTGGAACTCTAgtgccaaaaaaac
This genomic window contains:
- the LOC101168076 gene encoding uncharacterized protein LOC101168076, whose amino-acid sequence is MAEKPQTEDMNPPANREFTRRRSMFLMEYETRFLSPSLEKYASHKKDKKRDASIQKAALPPATPKRHSAPQGEKDNKAVHTTTYTEDFKAWKAKKRHPCKLEDNLVASHGLVPVRDSGKESRKCQQKDDRLPKDDGHSERVTSGRLDFSATVDEAQKSWRMAWTSGGHLPPADVRDSLKVLKLYSQFKEANPAAEHKHQSPKAECEASEDKGIEWTGLSVKPRERGTMAIQPPQKDGWESAIQTNEDVSKPNQSCNNQPPQDSVLNYFISLHQD